The following DNA comes from Vigna radiata var. radiata cultivar VC1973A chromosome 4, Vradiata_ver6, whole genome shotgun sequence.
caagtgatgaagattgtGAGAATGAATATGCACATAActctaaagaaaagaaagaaataggaGGATTAGTTAGAGCTGAGGAAAGTAGGGATTTCTCATATGTTGTTGAGGTTTTAACAGAGGCGAGTATATTTAATAGGAACTTGCGTACAGACTTTTCTACATGGCACTCTTCACAATGTCCAATTAGTCCTTCTGTCTTTGAAAATCTGGAAAAGAAATTTGGCCAGCAACAGTTTTGGAGCAGATCTGAAAGGAAACTGCTATTTGATCGTATTAACATTGGCTTGATACAGATTCTTGAACCGTGTTTATTTGTTCCAATATGGGAAAAGTCAACATTAAGAAGATTGAATGTTGAACTAAGCCAGAACATAATTGAAGATGAGATGTGGGGGTTGCTTGCTGcacaagaaaagaaagtgagTAATGAGTTTGCAGATCATACACTTGAAGGGAAGATTAGATGGATAGAACTAGTTGAAGATGTTGAGGATATTGTTACAGAGATAGTTAATTTGGTAACAGAGGAGCTTGCTAACGAGATAGTTTTCTCTGTGAATTTTTGAAAGATTGTAGTTGTGAGCAGCTATTGCAAGATTGTAGTTGTGAGTAGCTTTTgcatcatttttttatattatgttccATTTAGTGGATTTTGAGAGGAGGTTTATGGAGTCAATTTTGAGAATTTGAATTAGGACAGGTATTTGAAGAGTTTGAGTTAGCATATAGGTATATAGGTTTGATATTCTTTTACACGGAaagatattgttttttatttgtataaaaaattcagatgttgatttgtttttcattttatttctttttaatttttgtttgaaatttaaacatttaaacagagttatttaaataaactgcCTTATCTCCAGTTAGCTCCTTTTTCCTATTTCTAAATTTCATGTGTTTAATCCAAAATgtttattttgagttttgtcataaataaatttctaatctacaccttctttttaatttaaaaatgttattaatataaagattttttattaatataaaaaattatatttttccaaaatacatTTTAGTCCCTTCTATAACAAGGTAacactaaattttgaaattgttgaatagtattcatataaataaattgcGTTTGGGAAACTGAATTTTGGGATTGGGAGGCCCGCCTTTGAGAGTTCTGCATAAGTAAGCAGCGTCTGCTCAAGGCCAGCCTATAACCCCTTAAAAAATTCTTGCACATCAGAATGAGTGCTGCAAGCAGCTCCCACTGCTTGCTTTGTTTTCCTTACTCATTAGTTTAAGGCAAGTTTTAACGTACACAGTTTGTTCATATTTATACACTAAATGTTGGGTTTCTACAGGTACCaaatcgatgtgggacttcatttcgttacacattttttttaactatactGGCAGTAGCATTTTTAAGTTACACGAACTAGTCCAAAACGAATTGCAAAACTAAAAACCGACCCGCATATCTTCACTCACTTTACCGTGATAGGCATCATCATTGATGGGACAAGAAAATGTGTGAATGGAAAAAAGCCGGAGACAACGTTGGAATTGAATCTTGTACTACCTGTCTCAAGATTTTTATTCAGTTTTTGATTCCCTTCCTATATTCTTTTAATACGTGTTTCAGAAGACTCATCTCAATATTCCAAGGTACATCTTCATgccatttgaaaatattttttgagttCTTTTGTTTGTAATTGATCTCATCTATTCCTACCTAATACAATGCAATgcaaaattattcttcaaaacTGTATTTATGGGTTTggtaattttttacaaaataaataaactttaaaaatataataaagtaggTGAACtgtatttaaaaacaatattttataattttcatgttgtcgttatatacaaaaatttatgaaaaacttgcaaaacctaaataaaatatataaatttaatttaaaaaaaaaattgacaataaCAATCAATAATAGTCAagattatataaaagatatgaaaatcTTATGTGAATAAActtcaagatattttttatatatactcaACTTCGTGTCACTTAAACGTTGAACTTGCATTCTTACAGAAAAGCACTTCTCACCACAGATATCTCATCTGACAGAAATATATAATTGCTCTTACCTTAACAAACAACCAAAGTCTCTTCTCAATTTTTCCTAAAACAAAAGCACTTCTAACCACAGATATCTCATCTGACAGAAATAATTGCTCTTACCTTAACAAACAACTAAAgtctttctccattttctctAAAGCAAAAGCACTTTTAACCACAGATTTCTCATCTGACAGAAATAATTGCTGTTACCTTAACAACAACTAAAAAGACCTTGGATGACTACAATTAAACTCCCTGTCGTACGGCccatttgataaaagaaaaatatcacagGAACTGTGTCTGTATTGATATAGATCCACGTACGGAAAGACAAAATTATGAGAAACATGCAGTGAGCAAAAAAGCACCATTTTTTTGTTTGGccatatatgaaaattattagaTTTTTCATGAAAGATCTTGGTTtgaggttgttgttgttggatgGAGAGATATTGGTCGAAGAGATTACAAAATTGCATGATTTCTCCTAGCTGCTACTTAGCCACCCCATGGTTGAAGATAAGCAATGAGACAAACTACAAGAAGAGAGGAATCTCACTTTCTACACATATATCAATGCAATGCAAAACCTACATTTCACGGATTGCAAACCCTTCGTCGTTTTCCATCTTCTGTGTCTATTTCTGCATGTTGCTTCATGAATTCTACATTCCattcattcatttatattaaGATACGATTtctactactactactattatatattattactaaattctGATATGCTGTGTCCACTTCACCTGGAAAGGTCACGGGAATCTTTCTCCTGTCCCACATGTATTTTTAGGTACTATGAAGATTTTAAATTGTCAAGTATCATGATGTTTTGTGTATGCAGATTTCTTATTCATCTCTGACTCATGATTTTTTACTGTTCATGGTCAAATCTAATAACAATAGCAACAACACTCCACAAGCAGAAAAAAACTATGTAGTCTTTTTATTACAGGATTTCAGCGgtgaaatttttcatttaataatatgtttgtgTGAAGTAAAAGAGATCCAGAATAATGTATTACAAAGGTAGTTGAACTGAATTTGATTACTTATGCATTACAAATAGATAGTTCTGATGACACTTTGAAAAAAGTTGGTTACTGAGATGGTGTGAAATAACATTGTTTGTAGTTATTATACAAGTGGTGGAAGTGTCACTAAATTAGCATTGTTTGCATATGTAAGTTGGTGTATGTTCTGCGTTCATGCAATCAGACAAATGCTCTTACTTTGGATATGCGCGTCACTGATTCAGACCTATGCGTGATtctcttttgtttatttttcatctctGATGTCGCATATATGCATATCGATACAAGAATATATCCTAAACCAATCAGCATTTGCCACACAAGGATTtcaattttcatcttcatcGGATGAAAACCAGAGAAGTGAACATCTAAAAATCCATGGCTTTCAGTTTCACAAGTGGGATCTTGCTCCATCAGCCAGGTGTCAGTGAAGCAAATTTGCAACTTTTAAGCAATTTAAAGCTTGTATGTAAATGACcactatatattaaaatatcatccaCATTTTTAAGATAAATGAACATTGCAATGTTTGtcttttactgttttattcATTAACCCCAGTAGTTTTACACTGCACCCATTTGGACCATCTTAAAAGTTTACTGTGAAAGACATCATTTCAAGTTACTGTGTCTGTTTTCATTGTTTTGGCTGAACTAACATTTCTAAAGcaaatctttttaaatgttGTATCAGACTACATATAAAACAATGACTGACGTATACATATGTATTAGGACAAAAATTTCAAttccctttttattttcatctcaaGGCTTAATCATTaaacttcatcttcatattTATTTGTGTTGCATAATTAAGTACTACCAATTCATAGATATGAAACAATATTTCTTATTGACTTCATGTCTTCTGATCTGAAAGTAGTAAAAGAAAACCAGTTTTAATTACCTTAATTAATGTTgtgaaaaaattatcaaaaaataattgttaaaaaaactttatcctttaaaaaaatcagatttatataaaaaagaaaatgtttaaacaTCTTGAATCTCTAATACATTTGTTTGAGGGCTTGAAACAGTTGTGTAATTATaaataagtcattttttttcaatttattagtAATATAGGTAACACAAGTAcatgtattatttataaatttgcagtaatattcttcatttttagggttttactattttataaataaatttattaatacgTGTGCTGATGTGTGAAGACTACATATTTATTCAATGTGGGACAGAATGAAAAACAACCTATTCTTTAACAAGAAATGTTAGTTTCTGGGGACCCTCTTCCTGTTTCTCTACCATTCCACTTTTATACTAATAATCAAGCGAAACGACAAGACACAAACCCTAATATCAGTCCTCTACGACAGAACCGGCTCACTCGACATGGTCCTAAATCATGCATACACAACAGGGTTGGAAATGATCACAACAAGGAGATATCCCTGTTGTATAACGTTAACCTTACAATGAGCTTTGTGATTATCGTATGTGTACAACAGACATACACGTGTCAGCATTGGCCACATCAGCCacgttttataatattttataactgtTATATATCCTCAAATCAAATTACAGGGAAATCTTTCACATGCTGATATGGCACAGTGTTATTTGCTAACTCAAACACCCTCTCTATCAGTAGTACTGTACCATTTAGTGATAATATCTTCACATATAAAAGTccagagaaaggaaaaaaataataacaacttgATTAgtagaaatatattattaaaatgatggTCAAAAGCAAGTGAATATGAAACTATCGTTGTCCACAAAAGATAGTAGGGAGAGGAAGGACCACACTGCACTATAGATCCGTGCTTATTCCGTATGTGAGAACCCCATTTTTGATTACATACAGCATATGTTTATTTAGCAAGTGCATTCGAAAGTTGAAGGGACCACTTATGCATGCATGGTGGTGAAGCTAAGGAGAACAGAGAGAAAGGTGAGATCATTTTCAATGGCTACAGCTTAGTCATTGGCAGCACCTTTAGTGGAATCTGATATCATCTTCTGTATCATTTGGTTTGTCTCTTCCTCCGACATTCGGTCCTCTTTGCTCTTAGCTTTGGCATACTCCTCAAAAAAttccttgttttctttctctagCTCATTCCACACTGCACACATATGTATTCATGTATACACGCAAAACATGTTCATTCAATGTACGTATATGCATCGTCATGTGACTGCCATATATATGCACGTGCATGCTCCTTCTGTTCTTGGATTCTTTGGATGGTGAGGAAACTTACTAGTACTAAAAATTACTGAACTCAATATATGTGgttttttattagatttgagaaataatatatattggaTGAAATACAGTGAAGGACACTGCAGTTGAATCTTACAAGCATGTTAATTGGTACACAGATTAATTTTATCTTGTAAAAGgaaaattcttattttgtttcctaTAAATGTTTACTAGGGAGTTTATTCAAAAATGGTAAACATCTGAACAGAATggcaaaaataaaacattgatCATCTGCTCTTTAATTGGTATGGTTGTTCTCAAATAATTAAGTCACAGTTTGAATTTGTGTGATATATATTTCATCCAGAAAAATAAATCTCAATATTATATAGTCTTTGATTAAAATCTTTGGGAATCTGTATGGCAGAGAGTGATGCACAATTTAATGAACAGCTAGGTTATAATATAAGTACtaaactcaattgaaaaaatgGTAAAGATTAATTAATACAGAATTTAACTGCATAGAACTCTAAGAAGCTTCTAATTAACTGAAGCATAATATATATAGACCGAAAAGTTTGAAACATGGTTGGTGAAATGGtcaaaaaaatgaattatttgatcTAACAGTATCAGTATTTTTGTCAGCTTGCAAAGTCCTAGTCAGAAGTAGAAGAAGTGTGAAGGGGTGGCTTTATAAATTCTCAAAGCAAGAAATTGAAGGTGTTAACTAGTTAAGCAATCAAAAGGGGTTGGTTGATACAAGTGTTGAAAGTCATTTTACATTTAGAAATGATCTGATCATGATCTTGTAGGGAGTTGAAATggtgcaaaataaaaaaaagaagaaaaggtaggaatgaaaaaagaagagaagataaTACCAGTGGATGTTATGACAGGCTTGATGTTTGCATGCTTGGAGAGAGCATCCATGCATTCTTCCTTAGACATGTGAAAGATCAAACACTTTTCAATGAGGTGCTGGACCTGAAATATGgtaggaagaagatgatgatgtgtgtgtatgatgaagagaagaagaagagaaaatgaaaaggtgATTATACCATGTGAATGTAAGATGCAGAAGAATGAGAAGGCTCTCCCATATGAGAAGTGTGGTAGAAGGTGCAAATGTGAAGAAGATTTAATGCAGAGGGaagacaataaaaaatagtaaaatgtgAGGTAGGGTCAAGAATCCCACGTGAGAGATAGATGATCATTGGCTGAGAGGGGATTAGAGGAGATTGTAAATGACCAGTCCTTTGTCTTGTGCATGTGCCACTAGAGTACCCTCATGCACGTGATTTGTGGGACACCCCCTCAAACAGACAAACTCAGATCATCGATTGATGCCACATCTTTCCCACCATTTTCCGCAACCAACCCTCTATGCTTAACACATACCAACATCTTTCATTTCATCATCCTTTATCTCTCTCTATCCCTTCTATTTTTCCTCTATCAAAAACTTTACTATTCACTGTGAAACTTGCTGGAATGCAAACAATGTTTCACATTAAGTGAAACGACTCGTCAAAGGTTTATATACACgtaaatttctaatttctttaataGTAAGAGGTCTTTTAGAATGCAACAAAAATGCTCAGTTTAAATTctatgtcaaaaaaaaaaagacttatatATAGGATTTTAGTCTTTTACATTAATTACATgtaaaatttcaattcatacATGTTTCATACTTTATAGTTTAACTAATATACTTACTctcaaacttttaaaatgaatatatgtaattttttttttacttttttttggcgtgttaaaactaatattttatgctgatatttgaattaaaataggtaaggtttttaaagaattaaaaacatttaaaaaactgtatttatcattttcaaagattgcatattaaaatgtattaacatttaaaatattgataaattctaattttgtattcaaattcaaaaacttaaaacatgcttaataaaaaataagaaggtttgaaaattataaaaatatatatataaatttaatttaagaaatgaattttaaatctaattttattgtCACAAAATCAAATGTTTTCACCTAACTGattttatctcttatttatattttaatttatataaaactttctaaatagaaataaataaattaaatattaaataaaaaacatataaattcatgATCTTTATACCAGTCGGTGATGTTTAATTGTTGTTGTGTTTATGTGATTGAATCACTCACTCTCAGGTTTcgttttcatttataataaatgtttacaTAAGGATATCTCAGCTCACCATCATATTTGTTTTATGCAAACTGTGTAACTATTGCTGATGTGAAGATTTCATGTACGATGATCAGTTGATTAGTTTATTATCaaacttttttgtttgttaagGCTATAGATatgtttctaaacttttatatGGGTGAAGTTTCGGTATTATAAGTGACTTGATTGAGCATTTGattgaatgaaatgaaataaaacctgaaaatgttaaaataattgcGTTGTagtttaatgaaatattatgattggaaaaatacttattatagcatgttttaaaataattttttcatattcatggaatatatattctaaattataatttttttaaacgaaaaataaaataaaataaaagagaagaagCTACGAGTGAGTTTGTTCAAGATAAAGtaaaatacttttgaaaaaa
Coding sequences within:
- the LOC106758890 gene encoding uncharacterized protein LOC106758890, producing MGEPSHSSASYIHMVQHLIEKCLIFHMSKEECMDALSKHANIKPVITSTVWNELEKENKEFFEEYAKAKSKEDRMSEEETNQMIQKMISDSTKGAAND